One Phaseolus vulgaris cultivar G19833 chromosome 4, P. vulgaris v2.0, whole genome shotgun sequence DNA window includes the following coding sequences:
- the LOC137837756 gene encoding kunitz-type trypsin inhibitor-like 2 protein, with protein MKATAVLALSFLLPLLAFLTNLPLAFSDVEQVVDVNGNPIFPGLTYYILPAIRGPPGGGLKLGQTGNSQCALTVLQDYIEVFRGIPVKFTIPGVSPGIIFTGTKLEIEFVEKPECSESSKWLVFVDETIQKACVGVGGAEGHPGQQTFGGKFHIEKYQFGYKLVFCITGSPTCLDIGRFDAENGEDGRRLNLTEHEAFDLVFVQAFEADKVIKSVV; from the exons ATGAAAGCCACAGCAGTTCTTGCCCTCTCCTTCCTCCTCCCTCTCCTTGCTTTCCTCACCAACCTTCCCTTAGCTTTCTCAGATGTTGAGCAAGTTGTGGACGTAAATGGGAACCCCATTTTCCCAGGTCTCACATACTACATCTTACCAGCAATCCGTGGCCCACCTGGTGGTGGACTGAAACTTGGCCAAACTGGGAACTCACAGTGCGCTCTAACTGTCTTGCAAGATTACATAGAAGTCTTCCGTGGCATTCCCGTGAAGTTCACCATACCTGGAGTCAGCCCCGGAATCATCTTCACTG GTACCAAACTGGAAATCGAGTTCGTGGAGAAGCCAGAGTGTTCAGAATCCTCCAAGTGGTTGGTGTTTGTGGACGAAACAATCCAGAAGGCATGTGTGGGAGTTGGTGGGGCCGAAGGGCATCCAGGGCAACAAACTTTTGGTGGGAAATTTCATATTGAGAAATACCAGTTTGGGTACAAGCTTGTGTTCTGCATCACTGGTTCACCAACTTGCTTGGATATTGGGAGGTTTGATGCAGAGAACGGTGAGGATGGAAGACGGTTGAATCTCACTGAGCATGAAGCCTTCGATTTAGTGTTCGTGCAGGCTTTTGAAGCTGATAAGGTTATTAAGTCTGTAGTTTGA
- the LOC137837753 gene encoding pentatricopeptide repeat-containing protein At1g33350, with protein sequence MKRNLNEHVLETLSKCNDLNHLKQLQGYLTTLGHAHTHFYAFKLLRFCALTLSNLSYAHLIFHHHPSPNTHLFTAIITAYAAHPANHPSALILFRHMLRSQSTRPNQFIFPHALKACPDSCAVDSLHAQIVKSGFLHYPVVQTALVDSYSKVSGGLRNAKKVFDEMSERNVVSFTAMVSGFARVGDVESAVRVFDEMPERDVPSWNALIAGCTQNGAFSQGIELFRRMVWECNRPNGVTVVCALSACGHTGMLQLGRWIHGYVYKNGFVLDSFVSNALVDMYGKCGSLGNARKVFGMNPEKGLTSWNSMINCFALHGQSDSAIAVFEQMVGCGGGVRPDEITFIGLLNACTHGGLVDQGYRYFEMMGREYGIEPRIEHYGCLIDLLGRAGRFDEAMEVVNCMSMEPDEVVWGSLLNGCKVHGRSDLAEFAAKKLVEIDPHNGGYGIMLANVYGELGQWDEVRNLWRTLKQQKSYKIPGCSWIEVDDQVHQFYSLDKSNPKTEELYGVLESLVGFRNEIMVDL encoded by the coding sequence ATGAAGCGAAACCTGAATGAACATGTGTTGGAAACACTGAGCAAGTGCAATGATCTGAACCACCTGAAGCAACTTCAGGGTTACCTCACCACTCTCGGCCACGCCCACACGCACTTCTACGCCTTCAAGCTCCTTCGCTTCTGCGCCCTCACTCTCTCCAACCTCTCCTATGCACACCTCATCTTCCACCACCACCCATCCCCCAACACCCACCTCTTCACCGCCATCATCACCGCCTATGCCGCTCACCCCGCCAACCACCCCTCAGCCCTCATCCTCTTCCGCCACATGCTACGCTCCCAGAGCACCCGCCCCAACCAGTTCATCTTCCCCCACGCGCTCAAAGCATGCCCGGACTCATGCGCCGTTGACTCCCTGCATGCCCAGATCGTTAAATCCGGGTTTCTTCACTACCCTGTTGTGCAAACGGCGCTTGTTGACTCTTACTCCAAGGTTTCCGGTGGGTTGCGGAATGCAAagaaggtgtttgatgaaatgtCTGAGAGAAATGTGGTGTCTTTTACCGCTATGGTTTCTGGGTTTGCGAGGGTGGGGGATGTTGAGAGTGCGGTGAGGGTGTTTGATGAGATGCCCGAGAGGGATGTGCCTTCGTGGAATGCTCTCATTGCTGGGTGCACTCAGAATGGGGCTTTCAGTCAGGGGATTGAGTTGTTTAGGAGAATGGTTTGGGAGTGTAATAGGCCGAATGGGGTCACTGTGGTTTGTGCACTTTCGGCTTGCGGCCACACGGGGATGCTCCAGCTTGGGAGATGGATACATGGTTATGTGTACAAGAATGGGTTTGTATTGGACTCGTTTGTCTCGAATGCGCTTGTTGATATGTATGGGAAGTGTGGAAGCCTTGGAAATGCAAGGAAGGTTTTTGGGATGAATCCGGAGAAGGGGTTGACTTCATGGAACTCGATGATTAACTGTTTTGCGTTGCACGGGCAGAGTGACAGTGCAATTGCCGTTTTTGAGCAAATGGTGGGGTGTGGTGGTGGCGTGAGACCGGATGAGATCACCTTCATTGGTTTGTTGAATGCTTGTACTCATGGTGGATTGGTTGATCAGGGTTATAGGTATTTTGAGATGATGGGTCGGGAATATGGGATAGAGCCGAGGATTGAGCACTACGGGTGTTTGATAGACCTTCTTGGTCGAGCAGGGAGGTTTGATGAGGCAATGGAAGTTGTCAATTGTATGAGCATGGAACCAGATGAGGTTGTTTGGGGTTCTTTGCTTAATGGATGTAAGGTGCACGGCCGGAGTGATTTGGCAGAATTTGCGGCCAAAAAACTGGTTGAAATAGATCCACACAATGGAGGTTACGGTATAATGTTGGCCAATGTATATGGGGAGTTGGGACAGTGGGATGAAGTGAGGAATTTGTGGAGGACACTGAAGCAGCAAAAGTCTTACAAAATTCCAGGTTGCAGCTGGATTGAGGTTGATGACCAGGTTCATCAGTTCTATTCTCTTGACAAATCGAATCCAAAGACAGAAGAGTTATACGGGGTCTTGGAAAGTCTCGTTGGTTTTAGAAATGAAATCATGGTTGATCTGTAG
- the LOC137837755 gene encoding kunitz-type trypsin inhibitor-like 1 protein encodes MKSNLALFLSFLLPLTAFFTNLSLAFSDDLDQVVDADGNPIVSGLTYYILPAVYGPFGGGFKLAQTGNSDCPLTVLQDYSEAFRGLPVKFSSSGTIFTGNELEIEFVDKPECEESSKWLVFLDEAINKLCVGIGGAQGHPTELTFDGKFHIEEYQYGYKLAFCITAPPTCSPIGRFDAENHEDGRRLILTEDDEEFYIVFVKASAADKVMKSVV; translated from the exons ATGAAATCCAACCTTGCTCTTTTCCTCTCCTTCCTCCTCCCTCTCACTGCTTTCTTCACCAACCTTTCCTTAGCTTTCTCTGATGATCTTGATCAAGTTGTGGACGCAGATGGGAACCCCATTGTCTCTGGTCTCACATACTACATCTTACCAGCAGTCTATGGCCCATTTGGTGGTGGCTTCAAACTTGCCCAAACTGGCAACTCAGACTGCCCTCTAACTGTCTTGCAAGATTACTCAGAAGCCTTCCGTGGCTTACCTGTCAAATTCTCCAGCTCTGGAACCATCTTCACTG GTAACGAACTGGAAATCGAGTTCGTAGATAAGCCAGAGTGTGAAGAATCCTCCAAGTGGTTGGTGTTTCTGGACGAAGCAATCAATAAGCTATGTGTGGGAATTGGTGGTGCCCAAGGCCATCCCACGGAACTAACTTTTGATGGCAAATTTCATATTGAGGAATACCAATATGGGTACAAGCTTGCATTCTGCATCACCGCTCCTCCAACATGTTCGCCTATTGGGAGGTTTGATGCAGAGAACCATGAGGATGGAAGACGCTTGATTCTCACTGAGGATGATGAAGAGTTCTATATTGTGTTCGTGAAGGCCTCTGCAGCAGATAAGGTTATGAAGTCCGTAGTTTGA
- the LOC137837754 gene encoding 22.7 kDa class IV heat shock protein-like encodes MRHLVLVPLILLVLAGFPSKAKGHLQPFTDRPGALWADIWSDRFLDPFRVLEQIPFGVAKDQPSMAVSPARVDWKETPEGHVIMIDVPGLKKDEIKIEVEGNRVLRVSGERKMEEEREGDHWHRVERSYGKFWRQFKVPDNVDFDSLKAKLENGVLTLTMAKLSPDKIKVPRVTSIAGDDESKQVL; translated from the coding sequence ATGAGGCACTTGGTACTAGTACCACTGATCTTGCTTGTTCTTGCTGGTTTTCCATCCAAGGCAAAAGGGCATCTGCAACCATTTACTGATCGTCCTGGTGCACTCTGGGCTGACATATGGTCTGATCGTTTCCTTGATCCATTTCGTGTGTTAGAGCAAATCCCATTTGGGGTTGCCAAAGATCAGCCATCCATGGCTGTTTCACCTGCACGAGTAGATTGGAAGGAGACACCAGAGGGTCATGTTATAATGATAGATGTGCCAGGGTTGAAGAAAGATGAGATCAAGATAGAAGTGGAGGGGAACAGAGTGCTGAGAGTGAGTGGAGAAAGGAAGATGGAGGAGGAGAGGGAAGGGGATCACTGGCATAGAGTGGAGAGATCTTATGGCAAATTCTGGAGGCAGTTCAAGGTACCTGACAATGTGGATTTTGATTCTCTCAAGGCTAAGTTAGAGAATGGAGTGCTTACTCtcacaatggccaagttgtcaCCTGATAAGATCAAAGTTCCAAGGGTTACTAGCATTGCAGGGGATGATGAAAGCAAGCAGGTGCTTTGA